One window of Papaver somniferum cultivar HN1 chromosome 9, ASM357369v1, whole genome shotgun sequence genomic DNA carries:
- the LOC113314413 gene encoding syntaxin-71-like, producing MSVIDILTRVDSICKKYDKYDIDRQKDSNVSGEDAFARLYSAVESDIEAALQKAEDAANGKSRAATVAINAEIRRTKARLLEEIPKLQRLAVKKVKGLSGEELATRNDLVLGMQERIQAIPDGSTTGAKQGGGGGWAASGSRQDIKFDSTADGRFDDDFYKQTEESNQFRGEYEMRKIRQDQGLDVIAEGLDTLKNMASDMNEEIDRQVPLVDEIDTKVDRASSDLKNTNVRLKHTVNQLRSSRNFCIDIILLCIILGIAAYLYNVLKK from the exons ATGAGTGTGATTGATATACTTACTCGAGTTGATTCGATCTGTAAGAAATATGATAAGTATGATATTGATAGACAAAAGGACTCTAATGTATCTGGTGAAGATGCATTTGCTCGTCTTTACTCTGCTGTTGAATCTGATATTGAAGCTGCTTTACAG AAAGCAGAAGATGCTGCCAACGGGAAGAGTAGAGCTGCAACTGTTGCTATAAATGCTGAGATTCGTAGAACTAAAGCAAGATTACTTGAGGAAATTCCCAAGTTGCAGAGACTAGCGGTTAAGAAG GTCAAAGGGCTATCAGGAGAAGAACTTGCTACTCGTAATGACTTGGTCCTGGGAATGCAAGAGAGAATTCAAGCCATACCAGATGGGTCTACGACCGGTGCAAAACAAGGTGGAGGCGGAGGTTGGGCAGCTTCAGGATCTCGGCAGGATATTAAATTTGACTCTACAGCAG ATGGAAGATTTGATGATGATTTCTACAAGCAGACAGAAGAGTCAAATCAGTTTAGGGGAGAGTATGAAATGCGGAAAATCAGGCAG GATCAAGGTTTAGATGTTATTGCAGAAGGGTTGGATACCCTTAAAAATATGGCTTCTGACATGAATGAG GAAATTGACCGGCAAGTGCCTTTGGTTGATGAAATTGATACGAAG GTGGATAGGGCTAGCTCTGACCTTAAGAATACCAACGTCAGACTGAAGCATACTGTCAACCAG CTGAGGTCTAGTAGGAATTTCTGCATTGATATTATTCTGCTGTGTATAATCCTCGGGATAGCTGCCTATCTATACAA TGTATTGAAGAAATGA